A window of the Bradyrhizobium diazoefficiens genome harbors these coding sequences:
- a CDS encoding UPF0182 family membrane protein — protein MSIGITGPERKSPGRNAVVGLIVTGIFAGICLIILAIVGDLLVDWMWFSAVGYSQVFWTTIGAKAGVFSVVFVATAVILWANARLALFLVRRQRGWLPPGFDWKLAATATPPDLFEFIRDRLPWPLTIAGSAGLLALLVAWGEVGNWSVILQFLYQMPYGAHDPLFDKDIGFYLFSLPGYIAIKNWAMLTLFMSALFAGLIYWLHGAIEYQAQRQSISPTAIAHGSALLGLFFAVKALSYVLDRYLLLYGNNGVVVGAGYTDIHVGLPVLWLLVGLSSIAAFAACANARVRTYRLPAAAIVLLFGGAFLLSGVIPGLFQRFYVSPNELEWERPYIERNIKLTREAYNLDRIAAKPFPAEQNLTFKTLEANKATIENIRLWDWQPLSDTYAQLQEIRTYYKLRDLDVDRYWLGSTYQSVMLSARELKSSLLPPNAQTWVNLHVLFTHGNGAVMSPVTQKSGEGLPLLYLRDIPPVADGGPEIREPRIYYGQEKSEYVIVKGTTPEFDYPKGKENVYAAYGGSGGISLRGMLRRLIFAHHFNDVNLLLSDYVTDDSRIMIRRNIRERVHMIAPFLSLDHDPYLVISEGRMFWMQDAYTTSEYFPSAQPAPDLNLNYIRNSVKIVIDAYNGTVDFYLIDPEDPIAATYQRIFPGLFKPFAVMPPDLQKHIRYPEDLFLIQAQLYQTYHMEAADVFYNREDLWQFPRQPTSDGGAAPMVPYYIIMRLPGEAQAEFFIMIPMVPSRRDNMIAWLAARCDAPDYGKLIVYEFPKEKLVYGPFQIEARIHQNTEISQQISLWNQMGSRVIRGNLLVIPIENSILYISPLYLRAEQGHLPELKRVIAAYGEHVVMKETLAEALSALFIETNASPTSPSTATEMPRASPAESGAQEALDRYNRAMELLRSGDWGGFGKEIDAMRDLLEKMSRQSAGH, from the coding sequence ATGTCGATCGGGATTACCGGGCCCGAACGGAAGTCGCCAGGGCGAAACGCCGTGGTCGGACTGATCGTGACTGGCATCTTCGCCGGAATTTGCCTGATCATTCTCGCGATCGTCGGCGACCTCCTGGTCGACTGGATGTGGTTCTCCGCGGTCGGTTATTCGCAGGTTTTTTGGACGACGATCGGCGCGAAAGCCGGAGTCTTTTCCGTCGTCTTCGTGGCAACTGCCGTCATCTTGTGGGCGAACGCACGGCTCGCACTCTTTCTTGTCCGACGACAGCGAGGCTGGCTTCCCCCCGGCTTCGACTGGAAGCTCGCGGCCACTGCGACGCCGCCCGATCTCTTCGAATTCATACGCGATCGGCTGCCGTGGCCGCTCACCATCGCCGGCAGCGCCGGACTCCTCGCGCTGCTTGTCGCCTGGGGAGAGGTCGGCAACTGGAGCGTTATTCTGCAGTTCCTCTATCAGATGCCCTATGGCGCCCACGATCCGCTTTTCGACAAGGACATTGGATTCTATCTGTTTTCGCTGCCCGGCTATATCGCCATCAAGAATTGGGCAATGCTCACGCTGTTCATGAGCGCGCTGTTCGCCGGATTGATCTATTGGCTGCATGGCGCCATCGAATACCAGGCCCAGCGACAGTCGATATCGCCAACGGCGATTGCCCACGGCTCGGCGCTCCTCGGCCTGTTCTTTGCCGTGAAGGCATTGTCCTACGTTCTTGACCGCTACCTGCTGTTGTACGGCAACAATGGCGTTGTGGTCGGCGCTGGCTACACCGACATCCATGTAGGACTGCCCGTCCTGTGGTTGCTGGTCGGACTTTCGAGCATCGCAGCATTCGCCGCATGTGCGAACGCGCGGGTGCGCACCTACCGGCTTCCCGCTGCCGCGATCGTGCTGCTGTTCGGCGGCGCCTTCTTGCTATCCGGCGTGATCCCCGGATTGTTCCAGCGATTTTACGTCAGCCCGAACGAATTGGAGTGGGAGCGGCCCTACATCGAACGCAACATCAAGCTTACCCGGGAGGCTTACAATCTCGATCGGATCGCGGCGAAGCCATTTCCCGCCGAACAGAACCTCACCTTCAAGACCCTCGAAGCCAACAAGGCGACGATTGAAAATATAAGATTGTGGGACTGGCAACCATTGTCGGATACCTACGCGCAACTGCAGGAGATTCGCACTTACTATAAATTGCGCGATCTCGATGTGGATCGCTACTGGCTTGGCAGTACTTACCAAAGCGTGATGCTCTCGGCGCGCGAGCTCAAATCCTCGCTTCTGCCGCCCAATGCACAGACGTGGGTCAACCTCCACGTTCTATTCACCCACGGCAATGGTGCGGTGATGAGTCCGGTAACCCAAAAGAGCGGCGAGGGACTTCCGCTGCTCTATCTGCGCGATATTCCTCCTGTTGCGGACGGGGGTCCCGAAATCCGCGAGCCGCGCATCTATTATGGACAGGAGAAAAGCGAGTACGTCATCGTCAAGGGAACCACACCCGAATTCGACTATCCGAAGGGGAAGGAAAACGTCTACGCCGCTTATGGCGGCTCCGGTGGCATCTCGTTGCGAGGGATGCTGCGGAGATTGATCTTCGCCCACCACTTCAACGACGTGAACCTGCTTCTCTCGGACTACGTCACCGACGACAGCCGAATAATGATCCGGCGCAACATCCGGGAACGGGTACACATGATCGCCCCGTTCCTCAGTCTCGATCATGACCCTTATCTGGTCATTAGCGAGGGACGGATGTTCTGGATGCAGGACGCTTATACGACGAGCGAATATTTCCCGTCGGCGCAGCCAGCGCCCGACCTCAATCTCAACTACATCCGCAATTCGGTGAAGATCGTGATAGACGCCTATAACGGCACGGTTGATTTTTATCTGATCGATCCGGAGGACCCGATCGCCGCCACCTACCAGCGTATCTTTCCGGGACTGTTCAAGCCATTCGCGGTCATGCCGCCGGATTTGCAAAAGCACATTCGCTATCCCGAGGACCTTTTCCTGATTCAGGCGCAGCTTTACCAAACCTACCACATGGAAGCTGCCGACGTTTTCTATAACCGCGAGGATCTTTGGCAATTTCCGCGGCAGCCGACCAGCGACGGCGGCGCCGCTCCGATGGTCCCTTACTACATCATCATGCGACTGCCCGGAGAAGCGCAGGCTGAGTTCTTTATCATGATCCCCATGGTGCCGAGCCGCCGCGATAACATGATCGCGTGGCTCGCAGCCCGCTGCGACGCACCCGACTATGGCAAGCTGATCGTCTACGAATTCCCGAAGGAAAAGCTGGTCTACGGACCGTTCCAGATTGAGGCGCGTATTCACCAGAACACCGAGATCTCCCAGCAAATATCGCTATGGAACCAGATGGGCTCGCGGGTGATCCGCGGGAATTTGCTTGTGATCCCAATCGAGAACTCGATCCTCTATATATCGCCGCTGTATTTGCGAGCGGAGCAGGGACATTTGCCGGAGCTCAAGCGCGTGATCGCGGCCTATGGCGAGCATGTCGTGATGAAAGAGACGCTTGCCGAGGCCCTGTCCGCGCTTTTCATAGAAACCAACGCGTCGCCGACATCGCCGAGTACTGCAACGGAAATGCCACGTGCAAGCCCTGCGGAAAGTGGAGCGCAGGAGGCGCTCGATCGCTACAACCGGGCAATGGAGCTGTTGAGGTCTGGGGATTGGGGAGGCTTCGGCAAGGAGATCGACGCGATGCGTGATCTTTTGGAGAAAATGAGCCGGCAATCGGCCGGGCATTAA
- a CDS encoding glucose/quinate/shikimate family membrane-bound PQQ-dependent dehydrogenase has translation MQRSRAVFITGLVYALIGLVLAGGGLWLAALGGSIFYVVLGVGVLATGALLLAQRRSALWLFAIALVGTLAWAVSEVQFDWWPLASRGDIVFPMALWLLTPVIVRGLLRDEPASYRSATLPLWIGVAASSVVLIIALLSSYHDINGSIVAQASAVPQSEADPQPEADWRAYGRTQFGQRYSPLKQITPDNAAKLQVAWTFRTGDVPTPEDSGETTFEVTPIKVRDTLYLCSQHQVLFALDAKSGKERWRYDPKLVFNKTFQHMTCRGVSYHETAAGAVDSSGSPAPAECPRRIFLPVNDGRMIALDADSGKLCDGFGDHGSLDLQQGMGIKTAGFFEPTSPPVVSDKILVVAAAVIDNYAVEVPSGVIRGFDVYTGKLVWAWDSGAADENELPSPTRHYTNGSPNSWIAASFDPKLNLVYIPTGNNGPDIWGGNRNALVERYSSSIVALDVNTGKRAWSYQTVHHDLWDMDVPSQPSLVDVTTAKGVVPAIIQPTKVGNIFVLDRRTGELIVPAPERTVPQGAAPGDRAAPTQPFSELTFRPEAKLTGADMWGGTIFDQLLCRIMFHRLRYEGTFTPPSLQGTLVFPGNLGMFEWGGIAVDPVRQIAIANPMSLPFASRLIPRGPQNPPAPTTEKPVGSEVGTQPMYGTPFGVEIQSFLSPLSVPCYRPPWGSMAAIDLKTMKIVWQHPNGTIRDTTPLPLPFKMGVPMLGGPITTAGGVAFYTGTYEYTIRAYDVRDGKVLWEDRLPAGAQSTPMSYEVDGKQYVVTAAGGHGSFGTKRGDYVIAYALKD, from the coding sequence CTACGCTCTAATCGGTCTGGTGCTCGCGGGCGGCGGCCTCTGGCTCGCCGCATTGGGTGGGTCGATCTTCTATGTTGTTCTCGGTGTCGGCGTTCTCGCCACCGGTGCGTTGTTGCTGGCGCAGCGCCGTTCGGCGCTGTGGCTGTTTGCGATCGCGCTGGTCGGCACACTGGCGTGGGCGGTCTCGGAGGTGCAATTCGACTGGTGGCCGCTCGCATCGCGCGGCGACATCGTCTTCCCCATGGCGCTCTGGCTTCTCACGCCGGTGATCGTCCGCGGTCTGCTGCGAGACGAGCCGGCGTCCTACCGAAGCGCGACGCTGCCACTCTGGATCGGCGTAGCCGCTTCTTCCGTCGTACTCATCATCGCGCTTCTGTCGAGCTATCACGACATCAACGGCTCGATCGTCGCGCAAGCTTCTGCCGTGCCGCAAAGCGAAGCCGATCCTCAGCCTGAGGCCGATTGGCGCGCGTATGGACGCACGCAATTCGGACAGCGCTATTCGCCGCTGAAGCAGATCACGCCTGACAATGCCGCCAAGCTTCAGGTCGCCTGGACCTTCCGCACCGGCGACGTGCCGACGCCAGAGGATTCCGGCGAGACCACCTTCGAGGTCACGCCGATCAAGGTGCGCGACACGCTCTATCTCTGCTCACAGCACCAGGTACTGTTTGCGCTCGATGCCAAGTCCGGCAAGGAACGTTGGCGATACGATCCCAAGCTGGTGTTCAACAAGACGTTCCAGCACATGACCTGCCGCGGAGTCTCCTACCACGAGACCGCCGCGGGCGCGGTCGACAGCAGTGGCAGTCCCGCGCCCGCGGAATGCCCCCGCCGGATCTTCCTGCCCGTCAATGACGGGCGCATGATCGCGCTCGATGCCGACAGCGGCAAGCTCTGCGATGGTTTTGGCGATCATGGCAGCCTCGACCTCCAGCAAGGCATGGGGATCAAGACGGCGGGCTTCTTCGAGCCGACGTCACCGCCGGTTGTCAGCGACAAGATTCTCGTCGTCGCCGCCGCGGTGATCGACAATTACGCAGTCGAAGTGCCTTCGGGCGTGATCCGCGGCTTCGACGTCTACACCGGCAAGCTGGTTTGGGCCTGGGACTCCGGCGCGGCGGACGAGAATGAGTTGCCGTCGCCGACGCGGCACTACACCAACGGTTCGCCGAATTCGTGGATCGCAGCCTCGTTCGATCCGAAATTGAACCTCGTCTACATCCCGACAGGCAATAACGGACCCGACATCTGGGGCGGCAATCGCAACGCGCTGGTCGAGCGCTATTCCAGCTCGATCGTTGCGCTCGACGTCAACACCGGCAAGCGCGCCTGGTCGTACCAGACGGTGCATCACGACCTCTGGGACATGGACGTGCCCTCACAGCCGAGCCTGGTCGATGTGACCACGGCCAAGGGCGTCGTTCCCGCGATCATCCAGCCGACCAAGGTCGGCAACATTTTTGTGCTCGATCGCAGAACCGGCGAGCTGATCGTTCCGGCGCCGGAGCGCACCGTCCCGCAAGGCGCCGCACCCGGCGACCGCGCCGCGCCGACGCAGCCGTTCTCCGAGCTGACATTCCGCCCCGAGGCGAAACTGACCGGCGCGGACATGTGGGGCGGCACGATCTTCGACCAGCTGCTGTGCCGGATCATGTTCCACCGGCTGCGTTACGAAGGCACGTTCACACCGCCATCACTGCAGGGCACGCTCGTCTTTCCGGGCAATCTCGGCATGTTCGAATGGGGCGGCATCGCGGTCGATCCGGTGAGACAGATCGCCATCGCCAACCCGATGTCGTTGCCATTTGCCTCAAGGCTCATTCCGCGCGGTCCGCAGAATCCTCCGGCGCCGACGACCGAAAAGCCGGTCGGCAGCGAGGTCGGAACGCAGCCGATGTACGGCACGCCGTTCGGGGTGGAGATCCAAAGCTTCCTCTCGCCCCTCTCGGTGCCGTGCTACCGGCCGCCATGGGGCTCGATGGCCGCAATCGATCTGAAGACGATGAAGATCGTCTGGCAGCATCCGAACGGCACGATCCGGGACACCACGCCGCTGCCGCTGCCTTTCAAGATGGGCGTGCCGATGCTGGGTGGGCCGATCACGACTGCCGGCGGGGTCGCATTCTACACCGGCACCTATGAGTACACGATCCGGGCTTACGACGTGCGCGACGGCAAGGTGCTCTGGGAAGACCGCTTGCCGGCCGGCGCCCAATCGACGCCGATGAGCTACGAGGTCGACGGCAAGCAATATGTCGTCACCGCGGCCGGCGGCCACGGCTCGTTCGGTACAAAACGCGGTGACTACGTCATCGCCTACGCCTTGAAGGACTGA